One Pleurocapsa minor HA4230-MV1 DNA segment encodes these proteins:
- a CDS encoding DUF922 domain-containing Zn-dependent protease, which yields MSFAVAVMPIDVVASPIVEVKTDYYSVSGRTAKEIRNDLNRKTPVQENKVKYDAQTSWYVEWDFWWNESHGRCSITNVTTKVDIQYILPKLAVATPLPQALQQKWDNYMQALTAHEVGHKKMGVGAANEIEQKIKNMASRPTCKQLESDANRLGAEIINKYNYLDDEFDRRTNHGINDGVIFP from the coding sequence ATGTCGTTTGCAGTGGCTGTCATGCCTATCGATGTAGTAGCATCACCAATTGTTGAGGTAAAAACAGATTACTATTCAGTTAGTGGTAGAACAGCAAAAGAAATTAGAAACGATTTGAACCGAAAAACTCCTGTTCAGGAAAATAAAGTTAAATATGATGCACAGACAAGCTGGTATGTGGAGTGGGATTTTTGGTGGAATGAGTCTCATGGTCGATGCTCAATTACCAATGTCACAACCAAAGTAGATATTCAATACATCTTGCCTAAACTAGCGGTTGCAACCCCATTACCTCAAGCGTTACAGCAAAAATGGGATAACTATATGCAAGCCTTGACAGCTCATGAAGTTGGACACAAAAAGATGGGTGTTGGGGCTGCTAACGAAATCGAACAAAAAATTAAAAATATGGCATCACGTCCTACTTGTAAACAACTTGAGTCTGATGCCAATCGTTTAGGAGCCGAAATTATTAATAAGTATAATTATCTTGATGACGAATTTGACCGTCGAACTAATCATGGTATTAATGATGGAGTAATATTTCCATGA